CTCTGCCCAGTAATAGGATGACTAATACCATGAGGATGATTCCGCCCACGATGCCCGTCCATACCGGAAGCGGTGCTTTACTCAGCAGGGCACCTTCGTGTGTCTGGGTCTGCCCACCGGATTCCCGGACATTGACTGTGTACGGATAACTTTTCTCACCACCAAAAAGGGGTCGCCTGGACGGCTGAACGGTATATTCAACTTTTGCCGATTCTCCACTGGGTATATTGACCTGCTGAGGATCCTTTGGAATGAATGTCACTGCATCCTCAGAGCTACCCATGATTACCTGGAAGGTGGCTGATATGTTAGAGCTATTTTGAACCAGCACGTGAGCAGGCAGGTTTTGCTCAGGCTGTGCAGCTTCAAGAGAGCTCTTGAACTCTGTGAAAGCTGCTACGGTCAGATTACAGTCGATGCTAATAGGTTGATCGGGGGCCTGCTGGCTGGAAACCAGGAGTTGAAAATTATATCTGCTCGCCCGTGTACTTGGATCACGGGGAGGCTCGATGGTTAATACCGCCTCTTTCATCTCGCCTGGTAGCAGTCGAGATACCGGATCGGGGATGGACACCCAATTTCCCAGCAGACCTTCAACTCCCAATTGAAAAGTATCTTCACCCAACCCCTGGTTAATTAACACAACAGGGATCGTCAATTTTTCTCCAGGAGCCACAGCATATTGAACACCACCAAGCAAGACGCCTACACGACCTTTGACTTCGAATCCTGCCACAATCAATGTCACTTGTTTCTGTGCGATTTGGGAAGAGTCGATCACGCTGGATGCCAGCAGTCTCGGTGTATATCGACCAATCTGAACATTCGGTAATGCAGGAGGGTGAATCATCAAGATTACCTGTCTCTGTTCACCTGGTTGAAGTAGTACTACTTGTTGCTCGGTGGATACCCAGGCCATTGGTATCCCCTCTACAACAATTCTCAGTTGATTTTCTGTGTTGGCCTGGTTAGTTAATGTCACCGGGATTTCCAATGACTCGCCTGGCGCGACTGAATATTGGCTGGAATTTGTTGTCAGGATAAAGGAATCTTGATTGGTGGTGTTCATGTAAAAATTACTCCTCAGCAAAGGCAGCCATGAGCTGCTCTTCCTGCTCTTTAGTCAGGTTGGAGGCGATCAGTTCGAATTGGGTCCCTTTGAGCTCAGCGGTGATTTTATCGAGCACAGCATTGCTGGTCAGCAAGAACAGGGCTGAGGTGCCCCGGGTGACCTTCTCGCGGGTTTGTTTTATGAAGTTGTCATCGATGCCGTAGTCGGCCATCTTGCCGCCCAAAGCACCAAAAGCTGCCCCTACCGCCAAGCCGAAAAAGGGCACGACAAATATCAAACCAAACAGCATACCCCAGAACGCTCCCTGGAGTGCACCTATGCCAGCCATGTCAACAAGCTGCTTGGTCTTGGGTTTGTCTTTATCCGCAGGCCATGTGACGATGGCTGCGTCCTGAACTTTGATAAGCTCCATCTTTTGCAGGGATTGAACCTTTACCAACATCTGGCTGGCACCCTCGGAAGTTGCGAATTTGAAAACAGTAAGTGTTGCCATTTCTTATCTCCTTAATCATTTATTATTATTTTTCGAGACATCTTGTTCTGTCAGTGACTCATACTTACTTTTTTTTATTGGATCACCTTCCTTTCTCCAGAAGATCTAGCCAATATCCATTGGCACATAAACCCATTTGACATATTCTTTAAGGTGGATTTTCATGGCAGGGTACCCAGCTTTTGTTGAAGGTCGATCAGGGGTGTCAAAGGCACGCGCACCAGGCCGATATTAGAGCGATCCATACCGATGATCAACAAAAAAACCAGTGCGACTAATACTACGATCACCACCAGTGCCAGCCGGTTATTGCGCTCACGGTAACTGTCGCTTATACCAATGAGAACCATGACTAGCATGGATACGCCAAGAAGGCCGAGGGTGAAGCTCAGGGGCAAACGAAATCCAATCTCAGATGTGAGTCGCTGGGTGTGAATATCGATAAGGTCATTTATCGATGAGATATATAGGGATGCTGTTGGCGTTGGAGTTTCTGTAGCCACTTGTTCGACAATCACCCATAGCTTATCCTGGATCTGTTCTGATTGAGCAATAGCGACTTGCGATTTTGTCGGATCGACTACTTTCAGCCGGAAATCAATATATTCGTGCAACAGCTGCCGGGACTCTGACTTATACGGCTCGGGTAAATAGCCCGCCCGTAAATAAGCTGTACCGATGGCATTTGCCTCTGATATTACCAATTGTCTCTTCTCGTTAAATGTATTAAGCGTGAGATTTACTACAAAAGCCAATAGAAAGGCTAAAATCGTCAGCGCAGCTCCGACTTTGGCTGCTACATTTGCTTCAGCCTCGTCGGGCCAGCGCCGCTCGACGATTATTCCTGCTCTCCTTCCAATATCAAATGCCAGGAGCAGGAAAAATATAATAAATAAAAATAAAATCCATGGTGATATTGAATCGAAGACCTGACTGGTAACCATCATCTCACGCGCTCCATTGCACTATAAACCTTCTCCGATTGAGCTAGAATTGGCAGCTGGCTCAATATTTGGTGTTTCTTTTCTCAAATGACCAGAGACATTTTTTGCCGCGGTCATAAACATTTGACCAATGCTTTGCTCTTTTTGTTTATCATCTGCCACTAAACCCAGCTCAACCAGGTCGATGCGACCTTGTTTATCCAAGACTTCAAGGTCAGACCGTAGCAGATACTTGGTGTAGACATCAATGCTCGTCACCAGCAAAATCATCACCACCGGGCCATATAATGCACCGACGATACCAAGCAATCCGAGTCCTCCAAGGACACTCATAATTACCAATGCTGGGTTAAGCTGGGCGCCTTTCGGCACAAGACGCGGTCTCAATAATGTATCGATCTGGGCAACGAATACTACGAAAGCAAGAATAACGAAGGCGCCTCTGAAGACATGCCCACTGAGGATCAGGATGATGCCGACTGGCCAGGCAACCAACGAAATACCAATCAGGGGGATGAGCGACAGAAACATAGATAGAAGGGTTAAAAATAAAACATAGGGCACCCCAGCAATCAAAAATACCACACCCATCGCAAGCCCCTGGGTGATCGCAATGAGGAATGTACCTTTAAACATTGCCTTAATCATTAAATCGATTTTGTCGAGGAATAGCTGGGTAATCTCTTTGGGAAATGGCACTATATCCAGGATATCTTGCTTACCCGGTCTTTTATATCTGGGTAAAAACACATACAGGATCACAGCCACTACCAGGGCATTGGTGAACAACCGAGGCAGTGATAATCCCAGGCTGATTAAGATTTCTATCACCCAATTGCTTAGCCATGTAATCGCCTGGGATAAGTTTTCTGCAAATCGATAGTTTTCAAGATGGAAATTACCGGCAACGAATGATTGGATGATTTTCTCAAGTGACCCACCGATGTCTCGCAGCGAAAAATCTACGTTTGAAAAATTCACTCCACCAAGCAATTTCACGGCTTCTGAAATTGCTCCACCGATGATAATAATTGCTGGAATGGCAATAATCAATAAAAACAGCAAGAGCGTCAACGCCGTTGCGCGTGATTCCTTACCATTAACGATCTTTTTCTTAAAAAACCATGCATAAACTGGCTTAAGAATGATTATCAAAGCAATGGCCAACAAAATCGCTCTGGTAAACTGCCAAATAAGAATCAGTGACAGGATTGCCAAAATGGCAACCACACCGAAGAAGAATATCCGTTGGGTAACCAGTCGATCTCTCATAAATCCTTCTCTCATTGAATTTCCACTCCGGGGCTGGGGATTATTCCCCAGCCCCGATTAGATATTCTGTTATGGTGCCGGTGGCGGCTGAATCACACGCAATCCACCTGCATTACTTGCCTGGGTGAAGCGAACCGGTACCCAGCCTTGACCGGAGGGGGTGATGGAGGTGGGGATGTTCACCACGTACCATTCTCCATCTGGGCTGATGCCGAGTACTGCCAAGACCGTACCACGCTGGATCTCACCCAGCAGTCGATATTGGGATCCAGGACCTGTACGGACTTCCAGGGGTTCCAGGGCAATCATGGCAGGGATGCCCGAGCCAGGGGTGGCTGGGGTGATGTTGGGAGGCAGTTGTGGGGTAGGTAGCAGCACAACATTGGCTGTATTGATGTCGGAGGTGTAGACCTTATTGACCCAACCTGTCCCACTGCTGGCAATCGTGGTCGGCACTCTGACCGCCCACCACTGACGATCCTGGCTCTGCCCGATGATCTCCGCACGTGAGCCGGTAGGCGCTACTCCTAGAACTGGGAACTCCGTGGTAGGACCTGTCCTGATTGTGGCAGCCTCATTCATGACTGCCTGGGGAACATCAAAAGCAGGCGCAGGGAAGGTCACAATGGTAGGTAGCAAAGGTGGTGTGATTACAGGTAACGGTTGTCCGGATGGATTGTTAAGCTCTACGAAATCCGCAGCTACCCAGCCAATGCCGGTGCCGACGCGTTCTGTTGGAACCTTGACGGCGTACCAGAATCCATCGGGATTGGTCCCCAATACCTCTCCAGTGTCGCCTTGTATGGCAACATCTAGGATTGGGAACAGCATACTCGGCCCGGTGCGGACAAACACATTGACCTTTGCTGTACCCGAAGCAGCGCTGCCTTCAGGCCTGGGAAGTGCTTCTATCTGGGTTATCTGGGTGAAGTTGGGTGGGAACAGCTCGTCTTCCAAAGACCAGATACGTAGTTGGTCATAGCTAACGGTGAATGGATTTTCTGTGGCGGCGCGGACAAAGTAACCGAACCTGCCTGCATCGGGGAAGGTGAAATCCGTCACGGTGGTCAGGAACTTGCCATTGGCGTATAACGATAGATGCCCATCAAATACCAGCAGGCCCAAGCGGTTGAATGATCCTGGATCATTGTTGATATCTATGCTGTCAGTGGGTTGGACGAGGGTTGTGGTGGCTTGCCCATCCCAGATGGTCAGGCTATACTGGCCAGCACAGTTATAACCATACAGATAGCCTCGATTTGTATCTGGCGCCCGGAAGATCATACCGAAAGTATCATCCGCCTGGCAGGTTGTGGGTATGGCCTGGGTAGTTTCAATGTAGAAATTCTGAAGCTCAGGCCAGGAGACTTCCCAGCAGGAGAATCCTTGTACGCCATTGGCGGTCATCACAAACTGCCCGTCGGTGATCTCAGAATTAAAGCACTGCGAGGTGAAAGTCGTCCAGTTGTCTGTATTTCGGAAGTTTTCCACCCCATCTGGTGCTCCCAAGATTGTGGCAGGATCACCCTCTACGACCTGGGTCACTACCACAGAAGAGACACCTGCATTCACATAGGACATGCTCGCCGGGTTATCTTTTAATATCAGCACCAACAAGCCATCCCGGACGCCGACAGTAGTGACACGTGCCAGTAAACTCTTGTACAGGTCGTATTTTGAATCTTCAGGGCAAGCAGCCAGGGAGGAGATCCCAGGATTGAGAGTTAGACTCGACCCAGAAAGGTCATAGGTGCCGGCCAGCTGGTTACAATCCGATTTGGCGCTATAGGTGCCATCTGCCCGGAAGACTAAGTCATAGTTTTCAGGATTTCCGACCCCAATCTCGCTGCTCGGTGAGGTCTCTTTAAGGTAGATCCACTGCCAGAGCGTATTGATCAAGGCGTCCTGAGTGATGGGCTGTAAATTGGCATCCAATGGGGGAGTGACAGCTGCCGGAGCATGCTGGAAGTACATCTCACCACCAGAAGCTCCCAGGCCGATGACCAGGCTACCAAACCCGGTACCAACCGAGGAGGCGGTGCTAATCTGGGCCAGGAACTTATCAGAAGAAGAACCCGGTGGACAGGCTACCAGCGTACTTGCCCCAAGGGTTATGGCCAATTGATCGCCGGTTAATGAATAAGTTCCCTGAACCATGTTGCAGTCAGCTTTGATATTGAGGGAATTGTCGTTGTTAAAAGTGATCGTATAGTTTTCGGGATCTGGTACTACGCTAGGCATTCCACCTAGGGCTTCACGACCGCTGACCCACTGCCAGCTGCCAGTCGTCAGGTCTGCTTGGCTAATCGGTGTTAGTACCTGGGGAGCTGCGGTTGGCTCAGCGGTTGGTGGGACCGATGTTGCGGTGGGTGTGGGTGTTGTTGTGGTGCATGCCCCCACCAGCAGAGTTACACCCATGAGTATGGTGATCATCAGGTATAGCTTGTTTTTACTTTTTGTGTTCATTATTTCTCCTTATAGTTTCAATGTGTATTCTTTTTCCAAGATGCTGGTGCAGAAGCTCAGCATGTCTACGACTTATCTGGAAGAATTTCGCCGAGGCAAATCATTCATCTTTCCTCCTTCTCCCCGGTGACGTGAATCTTTGAGCACCGTCTTCGTTTCTAAGTTCAACGGTCATTGTGGGGAAGGGCATATCAATCCCAGCTTGCTCAAGCGCCTGGTATATATGTTCGTTAACTCGGTCGGTGCTGCGCCGGGCGTCCACATATGATTCAATCCACCACCGTACTCGCAATATCATCGCCGTATCACCCATTTCCATAAATAGAACATCGACCGGTTTATCCGGGAGCACTCCTTCCACCCCTTTCAAGGAATTTATGATTATTTCGCGGACAGTACGCAAGTCTGACCCATATGCCACATCTACATGCGTTTCGATGCGGTAGCGAGGGTCAGGATAGGTGTAATTGACCACCTGGTTATTGCTGATCCCCCTATTGGGAACAATCACCAAGCGATTATCGAGTGTCCGAATGCGGGTGCTACGCAGGCCGATGCTGACCACATCTCCCCATGTGTTCAATTCTTGAATCTCAATCCGGTCACCGGTACGAAAAGGCTGGTCAATCAGGATGATCACGCCACTGATCATGTTGGCAATCGTGTCCTGAGCAGCAAGTGAGATTGCCAGACCACCGATCCCGATCGCGGTCACAAGTGCTGTTATGTTAAATCCTAGGTGATCAAGGATGATGATTAATCCGACTAGGACGAGTAGAGTCCGTACAGCGCGCTCCCCCAATAATACGACCGCTTCTTTCCCGCCACGTTCATTCTGATCCTTTACTTTTTCCTGGTACCATAAATTAAAGATATCTACAAGCTTCCACAGGCTGATAACTATCAGGGCAACAATCACACCGTAATAGATCTGGGCAAGCCATTGCTTGAGCGCCGGGCTGAGAAATTGCAGCCGTATGGTGGCGATAGATAATACAACAACAACCAATAACCAGCTTAAGTATGGCTTGATCGAGCGCAGGTATTGTTCGTCATATTTTGTGCCCGTGCGTTTGGCAACCGAATATAAGATTAGAAAGAATAACCTCGCCAGCAGGGTAAGCGTTAGGAGAACGAAGAAAAGCGAGATCGCCAGGTTGATCCAATCTTCAACCAATAAGCCAAGAAATCTAGTCTCATATAAGTTTGTTGCTTCAACAATATTCTCAACCACCTCCGAGATTACACCGGGGGTCGCAGTAGGTGCTAAGGTAGCGGCGACAAGGATTTCATTACCTTCGCCAGCTGTACCGGTATCTCCGTCCTGAAGATTTTCACTTTCAGTGGTCGGTTCCGGAGTGGCGTTATGAGAGAAAGTACTCGCAGTTGACTCTGCTATGTCACCAGGCGGTACAGATGACGGACTTGCTGGCGCAGGAACACAAGCTGCCAGAACTAGGATCAGCAAGAGTAGTAACAAAACGGAGCGGGCACAGGCTGCCGAAATTATTTTATTCACTCAGGATACCCTCGGTTCCTCTACGCTGACAGCCTTCTTCTGCCAGGGCCAACGGCTCTCCATCTCAACCACCAGAGACCAGCTCAAGAACGTCCTCACTAATACAAGCAAACCGAGGGCGGCTAAATTTGCGAAGGTAGGCTCCAGAGCCACAGTACGGATCACGTCTGCAGCAACCAGAATCTCCATACCCAGAAGCAACCCTTTACCGAGGGAGTGTTTATACTCTCGATAATTCACATCCGGTGGGTTTCTTTTCCCAATGAGTAAGATTAAGTACCTGACGGTGCTATAAATGACCATGCTGGTAATAATCACTACTGCCAGGTACTCTATTACAACTGAGGTGACTTTAATTAATTCCATCGGTGCACTACTATGCATTGCATAAGATTAGACTGACGGTAATATCCGTTCATCCGGATGCTGTAAACGAAACCAGAGGATAAACAGGCTGATCAATAACACCCAGGCTGGAAAGATGAGGGTGATCCATGGGCTATAGTTGATCACTACCAGCAAAGCCACTGCCAGAATGTAGGTCACCCATGCTAACCAGCGCGGCATCAATCCAGTGCGCAGCCATATCGTTCCAAGCGAGATCATCGTTACGCCTGCCATACGCAAAGCGTAAACGTTGCTAATATGAAGCATGAGTGCACGGCCAAATATAATCACCAAGTAATCCGGCGTCTCTCCTGTGACCATCGTGTATGTGGTTAAAATTCCGCCTGCAATAGCCGTTGAAACGAAGACCATTGCCAGAAATAGCAGACTACTGCCAAAGAAAACTGTTGAGAAAAATTTATCCTCAAATTCGCCCAGTTTATCGCGTACCACGCCGATGAACCACAGGTAGGCGATACTAGCAAGTGGCATCAGCACCAGAGCAGCGTTAATTCTCCAGGCATTGGTTGTTGCCCAACTAATATCGGTGGAAATTACTGCAGGGATCGCACTTCGCATCAGAATCAGGCTGGCGCCAAACAGCAGGCCAAACAAAATCCCAGCGACGGCTGCCGTCCGTGGTGTGGATAATCGGCGGTACTCGATCATGATTTCTGGATTATTTTTCATTTCATCGATTCTCACATTCCAATCTACGGCTACATCTGTTCTCTACTTTTCATACCAGTCCTCTGGTCGCTTTAACCACAAGCTCGAAGTATTTCTGTACCTGCGCGTCTTTCATCGATGACACTGGAGAAAATTCGATAGAACCTAGATCTCGCTCACCATAAAGCCTTGAATTTACTCCCTCGGCAGGAGAACTGCCTAAGAATATGTGCTCAGATGGGTTGTGGCTCATAATTTCTTCTCGCTAGTGTGTACGCTGTAATTAGCAAAACCGTCAGATCCATCAGACCGAGCACGAGCACCATCACGATTACATCAGGATTACCAGCAAAATTGGCTGTAGCGATCACTAATGCAGCAGACAGGTTACGCTGGGCAGTGCCCAGGCCCAGTACAGAGCGGATTCCGCCATCCTTTCCTCCGAGAAAATAACCGAAGATGAACGCCAGTGCCAAAAAAAGCAGTACAGCGATGATCTGGATGCTACCGACCACCCCAAGGACGGCTTTCAAATTCGCTAGCAAACCCGCGGCAATTACAAGAATAAGGGCGGTGGTGGATACCCGAGCCATGAAGGGATGCAGGGTACCGGCAATCCCAGCGTAGCGCGCCTTGATAATCAAGCCGATCGACAGTGGGATCAACATCAGGAGTATCAGCGGGCGGGCAATACTCCAGGGATTAACCGAGATACCTTGTAATAGAAGGGGCAGAACGATTGGCAAATAACCGACGGTAAACACCATCAAGAGCACCATTAAACCCACAGAGAAGGCCAGGTTACCTTTGGCTATTTGAGCCAGCTTGGGTAGGAATGGTGCCCCAGCTGCAGCAGAGACTAGAAGCAAACCAATCTTCAAACCGTCGGCGAGAGGATAGATTGATGTAATTAGATAGGCTATGGCCGGTACAACGACAAAATTAGCAATCAGTGCCAGGATAACCAGGCGGGCATTGCGTAGTGGGGCGACGATCTGGGTAATCGCCAGGCTGAAGCCCATCGCCAACATACTGGTCACTACAAAGACCAGCGTGGAGAGGTTCATGATGAGCATTAGCAGTTTATACAGATCCATTCTTCCGTTCTCACAATGTCGTAATCGAATGAATGGCAGCTCCCCCTAAGCTGCCAGATATGTTACAAAATTATTGTCGCGCCATGATGAGGCGCAGCTCCGCTTCGCTATCCTGGATAAGTTCTCCGCTTACATCAAATGTTACGCTGTGGATCGTACCGGTGAACTCAAAGGGTGGCTCGTAGAAAGGTGCCACCGGTGCTCCAGGATCGGCGCCAACCGTGATACCACCTGTCAGCCCCAGGCTGAACGGCGTGGTGTGGGTGAAATCAGTTTGACCGACGAGTTTGCTATCGATATACAGCTGGGCGCGGCCAGGAGTGCCCTTGCCGTTGGCAAAGTCTGGCGCACCAGACACCTCGAATTCAAAGCGCAGTTCGTGATGACCTACTGGGACTGGAATGTCACTGACCACATGCAGGTAGTCGCGCGCCACATAGTTTTGGACGTACTGGAGCTTGCCATCCTTTACATACAGAGCATAACCGCCGTCGACACCACCAAATGAAACCAAAGCGCCTTCCACACCCTCAGGTGGGATTTCCACATCAGCCGTAATACTATGTGTGCGGTTAAGCAAGCGCGGGCCTGCATTGTAAGGCACAGCTTGCGTGTGTGGGAAGAAGGTGTAATGCGTACGGTCCTTGGTGATCTGGGGGCGTTCGTCAAGCATGCGTGGCATGCCGCGCCCATCCACCGGCAGCACGTGGTATTTCCCTGCTTCGACATACCAGGTGGCGATCAGCTCGATCAGCTTGGCGCGGTTCACTTCGGCGATGTTATGGTTTTCGGCAAAATCCTCGTCCACGTGGTAGAGCTCCCAACCTTTGGCATCCAGCTCAGTCAGCTTTGAAGCCGTGATCGGATTTCCGAAACCGGTACCAGCCTCGGTGAATGACGGGCCAGGCCAGGGGCAGACTGCCCGCCAGCCTTCATGGTAGATAGAACGGTGCCCAAGCATTTCAAAGTACTGGGTATGACGCTTGCTTTTCGCATTCGAATCATCTAGGGTGTGGGCAAAGCTGACCCCTTCCATTGGTGATTGTGTGACACCTTTAATGCTGGTAGGTGGCTCGATTCCCAAAAGATCCAGCACGGTGGGAACCATATCGATGGCATGCGTATATTGGATGCGTACTTCGCCCCTGGCTTTAAAGCCCATGGGGAAGTGTACAATGAACGGATCAGTGATCCCACCGCGGTAGGTTTCACGCTTCCAACGGCGGAAAGGCGTATCACCAGCCCAGGTCCAGCCCCAGGCATAATGGTTGAACGTGCTGGGACTACCAAGCTCGTCAATATGTTCCAGGTTTGTTTTCAGGTCCTCTTTAACCTGATTGAAGAACAAGTTTTCGTTGACCGAACCGGTCGGTCCGCCCTCAGAGCTGGCACCGTTATCAGAGATCAGCATGATCAGGGTGTTTTCGAACTCGCCAATCGCTTTCAGGAAGTTGAACAACCTACCCAGATGGAAATCGGTATGTTCCATGAAGCCGGCGAAGACTTCCATCATGTGTGCATAAAGTTTTTTCTCATCCGCTGAAAGCGAATCCCATTGAGCAACATCGGGATCATGCCGGGAAAGCTCGGCATCCGCCGGAACCAGCCCCATCTCCTTCTGGCGGGCGAAGGTTCTTTCACGGTAGGCATCCCAGCCCTCATCGAATACCCCTTTATACTTATCGGACCATTCCTTGCGCACATGGTGGGGAGCGTGCATGGCGCCGGGGCAGAAATACATGAAGAAGGGCTTATCTGGCGCCACCTGCTTGGCATCGGCGATGAAGCTGATCGCCTTATCCACCAGGTCCTCGGTCAGGTGATAGCCCTCTTCGGGCGTCTTGGGAGGCTCCACCTGGTGGTTGTCATAAACCAGCTCGGGGTAGTACTGGTGGGTTTCGCCACCTAGAAATCCATAGAAGCGCTCAAAACCCCGCCCCAACGGCCATCGTTCGTATGGGCCAGCAGCTGAAATCTGGTCAGCGGGAGTCAGGTGCCATTTGCCGACTGCATAGGTGCTGTAGCCGTTCTGCAGCAGGATCTCCGAGAGGAAACCGTTCTCCAATGGGATATTGGCATTATAGCCAGGGAAACCGGTCGAACCCTCGGTGATGCAGGCCATGGCATTGGAATGGTGGTTGCGCCCGGTCATGATGCAGGAGCGCGTGGGTGAGCACAGCGCCGTGGTGTGCATGTTGTTGTAGCGCAGGCCATTTTCCGCCAGGGCATCCATATTGGGGGTCTTGATCGGGCTGCCGTAGCAGCCGAGCTGTCCAAAGCCAACATCATCCAGGACAATGAAAAGCACGTTAGGTGAGCCTTCTCTGGCACGCTTTGGCTCTGGCCAGGCTTGCTCAGAGACATCGTAGGATCGTCCGACAACACCGTTGAAAGCTGTTCCGGGCTTGTACTCTTTTAGGGACATAGTAATTACCTCCTTTTTCAAATATTAGAATTGGGCTACTGATGACATCACTACCAGCGTTGTGCAATTTACTGCTGCGCCATCAACAGGCGCACTTTAGCATCATCATCCACGATCAGATTGCCCGACATATCGAGGACAACTTGTTTGATCTTACCGGAAAATCTGAAAGGAGCTTCGTATTTATGAGTAACAGTTTCCCCAAAATCGTAACCGCAGCTCAAACCCTCGATACCAAAGGCGAGCGGCACCGTGACCGGAAACTCAATAATTCCGACCAGTTCGCCGTTAATGTAGAGCTGGCCACGTCCCGGTGTGCCTTTGCCTTCTCGGATTTTGGGTTCACCGGTTGGCTCAAACTCATAGCGCAAGGCGCATTCACCCTCCGGCACATCTACTGTGGAAATTACATTGAATTCTTTCAATCCCATGTAGTTGTACACGTAGTGAAGCTTATGATCCTGAACATAGAAGACATATCCGCCAGTAACACCACCCTGCGCCAGGAGCACGCCCTCAGCGCCACCTTTAGGGATGACGACATCAGCAGTGATGCTGTGCGGCCGATTATAGATCATTGGTGCCACCGCGGCATGCACTGGCGATAGATCCGGATAGAAGGTGTATTGGTTTCTCGGTAATGCAACCTGGGGACGTTCAGCAACAAGCCTGA
This DNA window, taken from Anaerolineales bacterium, encodes the following:
- a CDS encoding transporter, whose amino-acid sequence is MDLYKLLMLIMNLSTLVFVVTSMLAMGFSLAITQIVAPLRNARLVILALIANFVVVPAIAYLITSIYPLADGLKIGLLLVSAAAGAPFLPKLAQIAKGNLAFSVGLMVLLMVFTVGYLPIVLPLLLQGISVNPWSIARPLILLMLIPLSIGLIIKARYAGIAGTLHPFMARVSTTALILVIAAGLLANLKAVLGVVGSIQIIAVLLFLALAFIFGYFLGGKDGGIRSVLGLGTAQRNLSAALVIATANFAGNPDVIVMVLVLGLMDLTVLLITAYTLARRNYEPQPI
- a CDS encoding arylsulfatase, with product MSLKEYKPGTAFNGVVGRSYDVSEQAWPEPKRAREGSPNVLFIVLDDVGFGQLGCYGSPIKTPNMDALAENGLRYNNMHTTALCSPTRSCIMTGRNHHSNAMACITEGSTGFPGYNANIPLENGFLSEILLQNGYSTYAVGKWHLTPADQISAAGPYERWPLGRGFERFYGFLGGETHQYYPELVYDNHQVEPPKTPEEGYHLTEDLVDKAISFIADAKQVAPDKPFFMYFCPGAMHAPHHVRKEWSDKYKGVFDEGWDAYRERTFARQKEMGLVPADAELSRHDPDVAQWDSLSADEKKLYAHMMEVFAGFMEHTDFHLGRLFNFLKAIGEFENTLIMLISDNGASSEGGPTGSVNENLFFNQVKEDLKTNLEHIDELGSPSTFNHYAWGWTWAGDTPFRRWKRETYRGGITDPFIVHFPMGFKARGEVRIQYTHAIDMVPTVLDLLGIEPPTSIKGVTQSPMEGVSFAHTLDDSNAKSKRHTQYFEMLGHRSIYHEGWRAVCPWPGPSFTEAGTGFGNPITASKLTELDAKGWELYHVDEDFAENHNIAEVNRAKLIELIATWYVEAGKYHVLPVDGRGMPRMLDERPQITKDRTHYTFFPHTQAVPYNAGPRLLNRTHSITADVEIPPEGVEGALVSFGGVDGGYALYVKDGKLQYVQNYVARDYLHVVSDIPVPVGHHELRFEFEVSGAPDFANGKGTPGRAQLYIDSKLVGQTDFTHTTPFSLGLTGGITVGADPGAPVAPFYEPPFEFTGTIHSVTFDVSGELIQDSEAELRLIMARQ